In one Nicotiana tomentosiformis chromosome 6, ASM39032v3, whole genome shotgun sequence genomic region, the following are encoded:
- the LOC138893943 gene encoding uncharacterized protein, with product MKVSVTYNKRLQEVAEDDITFTEEDADGLLLPHNDALVISLNILDFNIKRVLVDPGSLDNIIQWRVLEKAKLTGSIILATKLLTEFNLASVTTQGEILLPTNTEGVMKTTLFKVEDGDMGYNIILGRPWLHEMKAVPSTHHQLLKFPTTEGIK from the coding sequence ATGAAAGTGTCAGTGACCTACAACAAGAGACTCCAGGAAGTTGCTGAGGACGACattactttcacggaggaagacgcaGATGGACTACTGCTTCCGCACAATGACGCATTAGTAATCTCTCtaaatatcttagattttaatatTAAACGTGTTCTGGTGGACCCAGGAAGTTTAGACAACATCAtccaatggagagtattggagaaAGCCAAGCTCACCGGAAGTATCATTCTGGCAACAAAACTCCTCACCGAGTTCAACCTAGCAAGCGTGACAACTCAAGGAGAGATCCTGCTTCCCACAAATACCGAGGGGGTGATGAAAACGACCCTTTTCAAGGTGGAGGACGGCGATATGGGCTATAATATTATCCTGGGGAGGCCATGGTTGCATGAGATGAAGGCTGTGCCATCAACACATCATCAGTTACTAAAATTCCCAACTACCGAgggaattaaataa